AAATGGAATCCCACAATAAAGAGCGATTCTCTGATCTGGAATGAAAGCTAAACTAACAAATGTAATGAAATTGAGTGAGAAAGCTACGATTGGAACTATTGGATAAAGTGGTGTACGGTATTTTAAATCATTTATGTCGCCGCCGTTTTTCACGAAATTTCTACGGAAGAAAAACTGTGAAGCTGCAATCGACATCCAAACAACAACAGCAGCCATTGCTGCAATAGAAGTTAAAATTAAAAAGACAGTATCTGCTGCAAATATACTTGTTAATAAAGAAAGGCTCGCGAAAATCAGACTGAAAATTAACGCATTTAGTGGTACACCTCTTTTAGTTAACTTCGTAAAAGCTGGACTAGCCATGCCTTGTTTTGCCATCGCCCAAAGCATACGAGAATTTGCGTATAGACCAGAGTTAGCTACGGATAATACAGCTGTAATAATAACAAAGTTCATAATGTCCGCTGCATAAGGGATACCAGCCACATCAAATACAAGTACAAATGGACTTTCAACTAGATTAGCCTCTTGCCATGGGAGTAAGCCGACAACAACTGAAATTGCTAAGACGAAAAAGAATAGAGTACGCCAAATTGTATTTTTGATTGCTTTTGGAATTGTTTTTTCAGGATTTTCACTTTCTCCTGAAGCAATTCCGATAAGCTCTGTTCCTTGGAATGAGTAATTAACTGTAATCATCGTAAGAAGAACAGCTAATGCACCGTTTGGAAATAGCCCGCCATTTTCAGTGAAATTGTGAAGCATTGGAGCTGGCTTTCCATTAAAATCGAGGAGACCAAACATAACCGCTCCTCCAAGAACGATAAAGATAACGATCGTTGCCACTTTTACGCTAGCGAACCAAAATTCAGCTTCTGCATATGCCTTTGCTGATAAAGCGTTCACAAGAAAGAGTACTACTGCAAAAGTAACACACCAAATCCAAGAAGAAACGTCTGGAAACCACCGTTTCATTAAAATGCTAACAGTCGTTAACTCTACTCCAACTGTAACAGCCCAATTTAACCAATACATCCAACCGACAACAAATCCAAAACCAGGTGAAATAAATTTGCTTGCGTAACTTTGGAAGGAACCCGCTTCTGGCATAGCTACTGATAATTCGCCAAGACATAACATCGTTAAATACATAACGAAACCACCGACTAAAAATGCGAGAATAGCTCCGCCTGGTCCTGCATTATGGACGATTTGTCCAGAACCCATAAATAATCCCGTTCCAATGACTCCACCAAGTGCGATCATGAATAGGTGTCTACTTTTCATTGTTCGTTTTAAATCTGTTTGTTCTACTTGTTGGTTCATATGCCCCTCACCCCATATTTTCTTGTATGTGTTAACTTGATTTCATTCTGGGCTTTTAATCATTAGTGGGGGATGAAAAACATACTCGGCTTATTTTGTTGTGAACTGAGTATGTAAAAGATAACTATGACTAAATACCTTAGAATGTTTATTAACCTAGTGAAAGAAATTTAATTCCTTCACCAGGTTAATAATTTTCATTTTAGCAAAAAATTCTAAAAAAGTATATTGTTTTTTCTTTTTATTAAAAATAATTAGAATTTTATAACGGTAGAAGTGTGAAGAATAATTCACAGGATCTTTCTAGCAAACTAGTAAGAAGAAATGTACAATGATAAGAGGTATGTCTGTAAAATAATAATTAATGGAGTTTTGTTTAAAATGAAAAAGTTAAAATATCTTTTTGTTTTTGGAATTATATTTGCTGCCGCGTTTTTTATAGGGAAAGATAAAATTATGCAAAAGGCGCAAGTGTTCCGTTTAGAATTTTTATCTGAAATGAAAGAAGCGGCTATGATTGAAGAAGTTCCGTTTATTAAACAATTACCAGAATTACCCCGTGGATGTGAAGTGACAAGTTTAGCTATGTTGCTACAATACAAAGGTATACAAGTAGATAAGATGCAACTTGCTAGTGAAATTCATCGCGTCCCATTTAAACAAAATGGTTTGCGTGGAAATCCTT
This genomic interval from Bacillus cereus contains the following:
- a CDS encoding amino acid permease, whose amino-acid sequence is MNQQVEQTDLKRTMKSRHLFMIALGGVIGTGLFMGSGQIVHNAGPGGAILAFLVGGFVMYLTMLCLGELSVAMPEAGSFQSYASKFISPGFGFVVGWMYWLNWAVTVGVELTTVSILMKRWFPDVSSWIWCVTFAVVLFLVNALSAKAYAEAEFWFASVKVATIVIFIVLGGAVMFGLLDFNGKPAPMLHNFTENGGLFPNGALAVLLTMITVNYSFQGTELIGIASGESENPEKTIPKAIKNTIWRTLFFFVLAISVVVGLLPWQEANLVESPFVLVFDVAGIPYAADIMNFVIITAVLSVANSGLYANSRMLWAMAKQGMASPAFTKLTKRGVPLNALIFSLIFASLSLLTSIFAADTVFLILTSIAAMAAVVVWMSIAASQFFFRRNFVKNGGDINDLKYRTPLYPIVPIVAFSLNFITFVSLAFIPDQRIALYCGIPFMIICYILYQVKYKKAVTFEQKKNITQGIN